From a single Pelodiscus sinensis isolate JC-2024 chromosome 4, ASM4963464v1, whole genome shotgun sequence genomic region:
- the LOC102447141 gene encoding olfactory receptor 5AS1-like: protein MEERNHSEATEFIFLGLTDNPELTVPLFWVFLLIYIITLVGNGGMILLTTIDSKLHTPMYFFLRSLSFCDLCYSSTIAPKMLQNFLAERKSISRASCAVQMYFSISLADIECLLLAVMAYDRYVAICNPLLYRATMSRQLCNLLVAGVYALGFVDSMIHTCLTFRLSFCRSNIINHFFCDVPPLLILSSSDTRVNEVLIIAFSGCILISSIVTVLLSYVYIISTILQIRSAAGRRKTFSTCAFHLIAVLMFHGSQLFMYLRSTSSYSMDRDKVVSVFYSVLVPMLNPLIYSLRNTEVKDSLKKAVNKLLNNS from the coding sequence ATGGAAGAGAGAAATCACTCGGAAGCAACTGAGTTCATTTTTTTAGGACTGACAGATAATCCAGAGCTGACGGTCCCTCTGTTTTGGGTATTTCTCCTGATTTATATCATCACTCTGGTGGGAAACGGAGGGATGATCTTGTTAACTACAATAGACTCAaagctccacacccccatgtactttttcctcaggagtttgtctttctgtgatctctgctattCCTCGACAATCGCCCCCAagatgctgcagaatttcttaGCCGAGAGGAAAAGCATTTCTCGTGCTTCCtgtgctgtgcaaatgtatttctCGATCTCCCTTGCAGATattgagtgtctcttgctggctgtgatggcgtatgaccgttatgtggccatctgtaacccgctgctTTATAGGGCCACTATGTCCCGGCAGCTTTGTAACCTGCTGGTGGCTGGGGTGTATGCCCTGGGGTTTGTGGATTCAATGATACACACATGCCTGACATTTCGGCTATCCTTCTGCCGCTCCAACATCATTAACCATTTCTTCTGTGATGTCCCTCCGCTGCTCATACTCTCTAGTTCTGACACCCGTGTCAATGAGGTTTTGATAATTGCCTTCAGTGGCTGCATTTTAATAAGCAGCATTGTGACCGTCCTCCTCTCCTACGTCTATATCATCTCCACCATCTTGCAGATCCGCTCTGCCGCAGGCCGGCGCAAAACCTTTTCCACCTGTGCTTTCCACTTGATCGCAGTGCTTATGTTCCATGGCTCCCAACTCTTCATGTATTTACGGTCCACCTCCAGCTATTCCATGGACAGGGACAAAGTAGTCTCGGTGTTTTACTCGGTGCTGGTgcccatgttgaaccccctcatctacagcctgaggaacacgGAGGTGAAAGACTCCCTGAAGAAAGCTGTGAACAAACTCCTAAACAATTCCTGA